Proteins from one Telopea speciosissima isolate NSW1024214 ecotype Mountain lineage chromosome 1, Tspe_v1, whole genome shotgun sequence genomic window:
- the LOC122659415 gene encoding cytochrome P450 94A1-like, with amino-acid sequence MFQLESLASLLLVIVPLFIFFIKTSFSRVGKKKSLSPVVSSQTTTTKFPKSYPLLGQSIAISANQERFNQWAAELLRDSPNGNILLYRPLGHLQHVTTNPANVQHILKNEFYLYPKGDFFRDTLTNFLGAGIFNADGDNWRFQRQISSHEFNTKSLRKFIETVVEDEVLDRLVPLLSDAASNNYVLDLQDILQRFTFDNVCKIAFGYDPACLSPSFPQPKSEFAEAFEAATQLSSERFHYIFPPLWKLKRALDIGSEKRLREANATVREFATKVVREKKRELQEKKSSLETQDLLSRILNSGHSDERFATDMVISFILAGRDTTSAALIWFFLLVSRNPRVEEELMKELKEKPESLDYDDVKHVVYTHAAICETMRLYPPVPNDTKFAAADNVLPDGTFVKKGAGVTYFPYAMGRMEKIWGKDCMEFRPERWLEKEESSPSGKVKFVGKDPYTYPVFQAGPRVCLGKDMAFLQMQRIVAGVMQKYRVVPAEKEFDPLFVSYLSSKMKGGFPVRIEERKVAFSE; translated from the coding sequence ATGTTTCAGCTTGAGTCCTTAGCTTCTCTTCTACTAGTTATTGTCCCActgttcatcttcttcatcaaaaCCAGCTTCAGTCGAGTGGGAAAGAAGAAGTCGTTATCTCCCGTAGTTTCATCTCAAACAACAACCACCAAATTCCCCAAGTCATATCCATTGTTGGGCCAATCAATTGCCATTTCTGCTAACCAAGAGCGATTCAACCAATGGGCTGCTGAACTTCTTCGAGATAGTCCTAATGGAAACATCCTCCTTTATCGACCTCTTGGCCATCTTCAGCATGTAACTACTAATCCAGCCAACGTCCAACACATCCTCAAAAACGAATTCTATCTCTACCCAAAAGGAGATTTCTTTAGAGACACCCTCACCAATTTCCTCGGCGCTGGCATCTTTAATGCCGACGGCGATAACTGGAGGTTTCAGAGACAGATTTCCAGCCATGAATTCAACACCAAATCTCTCCGCAAGTTCATTGAAACTGTTGTCGAAGACGAGGTCTTGGACCGTCTCGTTCCTCTCCTATCTGACGCTGCTTCTAATAATTACGTACTTGATCTCCAAGACATCCTTCAGAGGTTTACCTTCGACAACGTCTGTAAAATTGCTTTTGGTTATGACCCGGCGTGTCTGTCTCCATCATTCCCACAGCCAAAATCAGAATTCGCCGAAGCATTCGAAGCTGCTACACAGTTGAGCAGTGAGAGGTTTCACTACATATTCCCACCCTTGTGGAAGCTTAAACGTGCACTTGATATTGGGTCCGAGAAACGTCTACGAGAAGCAAACGCAACAGTTCGTGAATTCGCAACGAAGGTGGtcagagagaagaaaagagaactcCAAGAGAAGAAATCTTCACTAGAAACACAGGATCTCCTCTCAAGAATCTTGAACTCTGGCCATTCTGACGAACGTTTTGCTACAGATATGGTGATCAGCTTTATCTTAGCTGGAAGGGATACCACATCAGCTGCCTTGATATGGTTCTTCTTGTTAGTTTCTCGCAACCCTCGTGTAGAAGAAGAATTAATGaaggagttgaaggagaagcCAGAATCACTTGATTATGACGACGTGAAGCACGTTGTTTACACCCATGCAGCGATCTGCGAAACCATGAGGTTGTATCCGCCGGTCCCAAATGACACTAAATTTGCAGCCGCCGACAATGTTTTGCCGGACGGTACCTTTGTGAAGAAAGGAGCGGGAGTGACATACTTTCCCTATGCAATGGGAAGGATGGAGAAGATATGGGGCAAAGATTGCATGGAGTTTCGACCGGAGAGGTGGCTTGAGAAAGAGGAAAGCTCTCCTTCTGGGAAGGTGAAGTTTGTGGGAAAAGATCCGTATACATATCCAGTGTTCCAAGCAGGTCCAAGGGTCTGCTTAGGgaaagatatggctttcttgcAGATGCAGAGGATAGTTGCAGGTGTGATGCAGAAGTATCGGGTGGTGCCGGCCGAGAAGGAATTTGACCCACTTTTCGTTTCTTACTTGTCCTCCAAAATGAAAGGAGGTTTTCCGGTGAGGATCGAGGAGAGGAAGGTTGCATTTAGTGAATAG
- the LOC122645790 gene encoding cytochrome P450 94A1-like has product MMFQFEFLASLLLVIFPLFFFFLKTSSFTQLRKIKKSSSSSSSQITTTTKFPKSYPLLGQSIAISANQERFNQWATQLLQDSPNGNILLHRPLGHLQLVTTNPANVQHILKNEFNLYPKGDFFRDTLTNFLGDGIFNADGDNWRFQRQISSHEFNTKSLRKFIETVVEDEVFDRLLPLLSEAASNNYVLDLQDILQRFTFDNVCKIAFGYDPACLSSSFPQPRSEFAEAFEAATQLSSERFHYIFPPLWKLKRALDIGSEKRLREANATVREFATKVVREKRRELEEKKSSLETQDLLSRILNSGHSDERFATDMVISFILAGRDTTSAALIWFFLLVSRNPRVEEELMKELKEKPESLDYDHVKHVVYTHAAICETMRLYPPVPNDTKFAAADNVLPDGTFVKKGAGVTYFPYAMGRMEKIWGKDCMEFRPERWLEKEETETQNSPSAGKLKFVGKDPYTYPVFQGGPRICLGKDMAFLQMQRIVAGVMQKYRVVPAEKEFDPLFVSYLSSKMKGGFPVRIEERK; this is encoded by the coding sequence ATGATgtttcagtttgagtttttAGCGTCTCTTCTACTAGTCATTTtcccactcttcttcttcttccttaaaaCTAGCAGCTTCACTCAACTGCGAAAGATcaagaagtcttcttcttcatcatcatctcaAATAACAACCACCACCAAATTCCCGAAATCATATCCATTGTTGGGTCAATCAATTGCCATTTCTGCTAACCAAGAGAGATTCAACCAATGGGCAACACAACTTCTTCAAGATAGTCCCAATGGAAACATCCTCCTACATCGCCCTCTTGGCCATCTTCAGCTCGTAACCACTAACCCGGCCAACGTCCAACACATTCTCAAAAACGAATTCAACCTCTACCCAAAAGGTGACTTCTTTAGAGACACTCTCACCAATTTCCTTGGCGATGGCATCTTTAACGCCGACGGCGATAACTGGAGGTTTCAGAGACAGATTTCCAGCCATGAATTCAACACCAAATCTCTCCGCAAGTTTATTGAAACAGTTGTGGAAGACGAGGTCTTCGACCGTCTCCTTCCCTTACTCTCCGAGGCTGCTTCTAATAATTATGTACTTGATCTCCAAGACATCCTTCAGAGATTTACATTCGACAACGTCTGCAAAATTGCTTTTGGTTATGACCCGGCGTGTCTGTCCTCATCCTTCCCACAGCCAAGATCAGAATTCGCCGAAGCATTCGAAGCTGCTACCCAATTGAGCAGCGAGAGGTTTCACTACATATTCCCACCCTTGTGGAAGCTTAAACGGGCACTTGATATCGGGTCGGAGAAACGTTTACGAGAAGCAAACGCAACAGTCCGTGAATTCGCAACAAAGGTTGTgcgagaaaagagaagagaactggaagagaagaaatcttCACTAGAAACACAGGACCTCCTCTCAAGAATCTTGAACTCTGGCCATTCTGATGAACGTTTTGCTACAGATATGGTGATCAGCTTTATCTTAGCTGGCCGGGATACCACATCAGCTGCCTTGATATGGTTCTTCTTGTTAGTTTCTCGCAACCCTCGTGTGGAAGAGGAGTTGATGaaggagttgaaggagaagcCAGAATCTCTTGATTACGACCATGTGAAGCACGTAGTTTACACCCATGCAGCCATCTGCGAAACCATGAGGTTGTATCCGCCGGTCCCAAATGACACAAAATTCGCAGCCGCCGACAATGTTCTCCCCGACGGTACCTTTGTGAAGAAGGGAGCGGGAGTAACATACTTTCCCTATGCAATGGGAAGGATGGAGAAGATATGGGGCAAAGACTGCATGGAGTTTCGGCCGGAGAGGTGGCTTGAGAAGGAGGAAACCGAAACCCAAAACTCACCTTCTGCAGGCAAATTGAAGTTTGTGGGAAAGGATCCATACACATACCCAGTGTTCCAAGGAGGTCCCAGGATCTGCTTAGGgaaagatatggctttcttgcAGATGCAGAGGATAGTTGCTGGTGTGATGCAGAAATATCGGGTGGTGCCGGCCGAGAAGGAATTCGATCCGCTTTTCGTTTCTTACTTGTCTTCCAAGATGAAAGGAGGTTTTCCGGTGAGGATCGAAGAGAGAAAGTGA